From Candidatus Denitrolinea symbiosum:
ATCGGGATGCTCGTACACATCCCGCACCCTTCGCAGAAAATCATCCGGGTTCGATATCTGCGGCAACGCAAAAGCCAGCGTCTGCTCGTGGTCGCGCGTCGCGAGAATTTCAGCGGGGATCTGCAGCATTTCGACGAATTTTTGATTAAAACGGGCGATCTTGTTCTCCCGGTCCACAACCAGGATGCCGTCGGCCGTCGCTTCGAGCGTGGTCTCCAGCAGGGAATAAGACTCCGCCAGTTCAAAATCCGCGAGTTTATTCTGCGAGATATCGAACATGATCCCCTGGAGCAACAGTTCGCCCGATTTCCCCTGTAATACAGCCCCCTTATCGCGCAGCCAGATCATCCTGCCGTCGGGCCTGATCACGCGATATTCGTAATCATATTCCTGGCCGGCGACGGTCAATTTGCCGACCGCTTCGCTCATCCGCTGGCGGTCATCCGGGTGGATCAAATCGAGCCAGATCTGGTTGTCGCTGTCCAGCCATTCTTCTGCCGTCACGCCCAGAATTTCCTCCAATTTCGGGCTGACGAACAGCGAAGTGCCTTTCCCGTCCAGCACGTCCAAATAGACGACCGCCGGCAGCTGCTCGATAAGCGTGCGGTATTTGGCTTCGCTGGCCCGCAATTCCTGCTCGATCGTTTTGCGCTCGGAAATATCCCGCACGATGCTTTGGACGTGAAGCGGCTGGCCGTTGGCATCGCGCGCCAATTCCATGTTGATCTCGACCGGGAAAACGCTGCCATCCTTCCTGCGGAGGAGGCGCTCATAAGCGGGAATATGCTCCCCGCCCAGTAAACGCTTCAACAGTTCGCGGCTTGTCTCCGGCTCGGCCGAGGTATCCTGCACGTTGAGATGTTGCAATTCTTCCAGCGAATAGCCCAACATTTCGGCAGTGCGCTGGTTGGCTTGAATATAGCCGCCCTGCAAGTCAAGAATAAAAATGGCGTCATGCGACTGATCAAGCAGGAAATGATAGCGGCGCGCCTCCTGCTTTTCCTCGGTCACATCCTGGCCGTACAGGTTGACAAAGCCGTCTTTGGGAGCGGGGACGAACAGGATGGAGAACACGCGGTCACCGCAGACGACCTCCGCCTGGGCGCGCGACCCGCCGCCGAGTCGCTCGCCGATGAAGGTTTTCCACTCCCGGGGCAGCGAGCGTCCCACGCGGGTCTTCCACGATTTCAGCAGGGGACGGCTGGCGTCGTTGGCGAAAACGATCTTCCCGTCCGCGTCGACGCGCAGCATGGGAGTGGGATTCTCGACGGCGAAATGCGCCAGAGCGCGGCTCTCCTTCTCCGCCTTTTCATGGGCGCTCCGGTCCCGCACGATGCCGAGCAGGTTCCCGTTGGAAAGCCGGCGTCCGCCGATCTCCACCGGCAGAAGTTTCCCGTTTTTACACAACAGCCTGCGTTCATTGGATACCGTCTGCCCGGTCAATATATCCTCCAGGCGGAGGGGGGTGGCCTTCAAATCCTCGGCCGGGATCAGGTCGCGCAAGTTCATGCGGAGGATTTCGCGCCGCGTGTAACCCAGCATCCTGCAGCCGCGCGCGTTGACGTCAATATAGTTCCCCTGACGATCGGCGATAAAAATACCGTCCATCGCCTCTTTAAACAGCGTGTGGTACAGATCCTTTTCAGGGCCGGAGATCGCCCGGGTTCTCTTTGGGACGGTCCTTTTTTTGCGCGTTGTGGGCTTTTCCATTTGCGCCATCCAGAATCCTGCCAACGCAGACATCCGATAAATAGCGCCGCCGCGTTGAAAACGGTTTTACCCAAATAGTTATATAGCAAAAATATCGGTCTGTATAGATGAACTTCATTACATTTTCCGAATGGGGTTGACGGCTGCCGGCGCTGAGACCGCCGGCCTGGAGCGCGGCGGGAGCCGGTCAAAAAAAGACCGAGGCGCGCCTCGGTCTTCGGGCTTTTATTTCCCGGGGCGTCAATCGTCGCCCAGCGCCGCGATGGCGCGCAGCAGGCCGAACACGAGCGCGCCGAGTTTGATTCCTTCGCCGGCGGTGAGCGCCGTGGACTTTTCGTCGCGTTCCGCGCGGCGGTTGAGAAGCATGGCCGCGAGCAGGCCGGTGAAGGCCCCGATCAACGCGCCCACGAGAAGGGTTCTTCCTTTGTTTTCCATAGATCGCTCCAGTTCACTTTAGTCCGGTCAGCCGCTTAAGCGCGGCAGAGACGCTCCCCGCCGCCAGGGCCGGCTTGACGGCCAGTTCCGCGCCGCGCTTGACGTAGCCTCCGACGCGCCAGACGATCCGCTGCGCGTACCCGCTGTATGGCGGGATGACCGCCAGCAGGCGCGCCATCCCATAGACGAGGGCGGCAAAAGCGGCAAGCGCGAGCAATCCCGCGCCGAGGATGGGAATGACCAGCCAGATCGTGGAGACCGCCGCCCAGCGTTCCACGTCGCCGTTGCCGCGAAAGGTGACGACGGAGACGACGACGATGACCGCCGCGACGACGAGGATCACGGCCAGGATCGGAATCAGAATCTGCGTCCACAATTGGCGGCGGTGAAGTTGATAGGAGGGGTGTTCCGCGGAAGAGGGGAGGCGCGCTTTTTCCATGCGGCAATTGTAGCATGAATCAGAAGCCAGGTTTCCGGGAGAAACCTGGCTTCTTGAAATCCATCGGAATTGTTTACCGTCGGTTTCTCAAAAACGTCGGGATGTCGAGGTCGTCGCTGCCGAAGTTGGCGGGCGGAGCGGGCCTGGGGGACTCCTCCGACCTCGGTTCGCGGGCCGCGCCGACGGAGGCGCTTTCCAGCGGGCGGATGAAATGCGCGGGCTGGGAAATCGGCTCGGAGCGGCGCACGGCCGCCGGTCGTTCGAGGACGCGCCGGGGCAGTCCGCCGCGCTCGAAGCCGGTGGCGATGACGGTGATGCGGACTTCGTCGCCCATGCTCGGGTCGATGACCGCGCCGAAGATCAGGTTCACGTCGGGGTGCGCCGTCTCGCGGATGATGGCCGCGGCCTGGTTGACCTCGAAGAGGGTCAGGTTCGAGCCGCCGGTCACGTTGAAGAGGACGCCGCGCGCGCCGTCAATGGTGATGTCGAGCAGTTGACTCGAGATGGCCTGCTCGGCGGCTTTGCGGGCGCGTTCGTCGCCCTCGCCGCGGCCGACGGCCATGAGAGCCGCGCCGCCTTCGCCCATGATGGTGCGGACGTCGGCGAAGTCGAGGTTGATGAGGCCGGGCGTGGTGATGAGCTCGGAGATGCCCTGAATGCCCTGGTGCAGCACTTCGTCCGCCATGCGGAAGGAATCCTGCAGGCTGGCGCGCTTGTCGGCCAGTTGGAGCAGCCGGTCGTTGGGGATGACGATGAGCGTGTC
This genomic window contains:
- a CDS encoding cell division protein FtsZ, with amino-acid sequence MDANKIARNQSTESYARIKVIGVGGGGSNAVNRMMDEGIQGVEFISVNTDAQALILSKAPTRVRLGDKLTRGLGAGGDPEIGRKAAEESSDELYNVLKGSDMVFVTAGMGGGTGTGAAPIVSQIAKESGALTIGVVTRPFTFEGMKRASSAEQGISKLKEHADTLIVIPNDRLLQLADKRASLQDSFRMADEVLHQGIQGISELITTPGLINLDFADVRTIMGEGGAALMAVGRGEGDERARKAAEQAISSQLLDITIDGARGVLFNVTGGSNLTLFEVNQAAAIIRETAHPDVNLIFGAVIDPSMGDEVRITVIATGFERGGLPRRVLERPAAVRRSEPISQPAHFIRPLESASVGAAREPRSEESPRPAPPANFGSDDLDIPTFLRNRR